In the genome of Candidatus Binataceae bacterium, one region contains:
- a CDS encoding Lrp/AsnC family transcriptional regulator, producing MKLGGDSAELDAIDLQILSILQANGRIPHTKLAEQVGLSAPSVIDRVKKLEDGGLIAGYYAALDARRLGKDVTAFIGVSISHPKTIGLFEQTVDLLEDVLECHHVTGQHTILLKVKTENTTSLERLISTVRSIEGVSRTETMVVLSTHTERNTIAVHANGETAMELPNGHGRRHRHAARGTLIDSRRT from the coding sequence ATGAAATTAGGCGGCGATTCTGCGGAACTCGACGCGATCGACCTGCAGATTTTGAGCATCCTGCAGGCCAACGGGCGAATTCCGCATACCAAGCTCGCCGAACAGGTCGGCTTGTCCGCACCGTCGGTGATCGATCGGGTCAAGAAACTCGAGGACGGTGGTCTGATCGCCGGATACTACGCCGCGCTCGATGCTCGCCGTCTCGGCAAAGATGTCACCGCGTTCATCGGCGTTTCGATCAGCCATCCCAAGACGATCGGCCTGTTCGAACAAACCGTTGATCTGCTCGAGGACGTTCTCGAATGTCACCACGTCACCGGGCAGCACACGATTCTGCTGAAGGTGAAAACCGAAAACACCACTTCGCTCGAACGGCTCATCAGCACGGTCCGTTCGATCGAGGGAGTGTCGCGGACCGAGACGATGGTGGTGCTGTCAACCCATACCGAGCGCAACACGATTGCGGTGCACGCCAACGGCGAGACGGCGATGGAACTTCCCAACGGCCACGGCCGACGCCACCGACACGCCGCGCGCGGCACGCTCATCGATTCGAGGCGAACGTAG
- a CDS encoding glutamate synthase subunit beta, giving the protein MGKITGFMEIKRETPDRRPVAERLKDWREFDLKLPEERLKAQGARCMDCGIPFCHKGCPLGNIIPDWNDLIYRGRWRDAIDRLHSTNNFPEFTGRVCPAPCEEACVLNINNDPVTIKLIEKNIIDHAWGEGWVAPQPPAQSTGKRVAVVGSGPAGLACAQQLARAGHAVTLYERSDRVGGLLMYGIPDFKLEKHYVERRVEQMKAEGVQVVSNCHVGFDIHADEMRTKFDAICLTMGATKPRDLPIPGRELRGIHYAMEFLPQQNKRNFGDSIDPAIAITAAGKKVVILGGGDTGSDCLGTSNRQGAASVHQFELLPLPPESRTAEMPWPDWPMILRSSSSHEEGVIRDWSINTKRFLGNNGTVQKLHGVRLNWKREGARMVMEEIAGSDFELECDLVLLALGFLGPEPDGIISELGLKLDARSNIATNNYHSSLPGVFAAGDARRGQSLVVWAIWEGRECARACDAYLMGETFLPASPEL; this is encoded by the coding sequence ATGGGCAAGATTACGGGCTTCATGGAGATCAAGCGCGAGACGCCCGACCGGCGTCCCGTGGCGGAGCGCCTTAAGGATTGGCGTGAATTCGATCTCAAGCTGCCCGAAGAGCGCCTCAAAGCGCAGGGCGCCCGCTGCATGGATTGCGGCATTCCCTTCTGCCACAAGGGTTGCCCGCTCGGGAACATCATCCCCGACTGGAATGACCTGATTTACCGGGGGCGCTGGCGCGATGCGATCGATCGCCTGCACTCGACCAACAACTTTCCCGAGTTCACCGGGCGGGTGTGTCCGGCACCGTGCGAGGAAGCCTGTGTTCTCAACATCAACAACGACCCCGTCACCATCAAGCTGATCGAGAAGAACATCATCGACCACGCGTGGGGCGAGGGCTGGGTCGCACCGCAGCCGCCCGCGCAGAGCACCGGGAAGCGGGTGGCGGTGGTCGGTTCGGGCCCGGCGGGCCTCGCCTGCGCGCAGCAGCTGGCGCGCGCCGGTCACGCGGTTACGCTCTACGAGCGCTCCGACCGCGTCGGCGGACTGCTGATGTACGGGATCCCCGACTTCAAGCTCGAGAAGCATTACGTCGAGCGCCGCGTCGAGCAGATGAAGGCCGAGGGCGTCCAAGTCGTGAGCAACTGCCACGTCGGGTTCGATATCCACGCCGACGAAATGCGCACGAAGTTCGACGCGATCTGCCTGACCATGGGTGCCACCAAGCCGCGCGACCTGCCCATCCCCGGACGCGAGCTCCGCGGCATCCACTACGCGATGGAATTTCTGCCCCAGCAGAACAAGCGTAACTTCGGCGACTCAATCGATCCGGCGATTGCGATCACCGCTGCGGGCAAGAAGGTCGTCATCCTCGGCGGTGGCGACACCGGCTCCGACTGCCTTGGCACCTCCAACCGCCAGGGTGCCGCGAGCGTCCATCAGTTCGAACTGCTGCCCCTTCCGCCCGAAAGCCGGACGGCGGAAATGCCGTGGCCCGACTGGCCGATGATTCTGCGCTCTTCGAGCTCACACGAGGAGGGCGTCATCCGCGACTGGAGCATCAACACCAAACGCTTCCTCGGCAACAACGGTACGGTCCAAAAGCTTCACGGCGTGCGGCTCAACTGGAAGCGTGAAGGAGCCCGCATGGTGATGGAGGAGATTGCGGGTAGCGACTTCGAGCTGGAGTGCGACCTGGTGCTGCTCGCGCTTGGATTTCTTGGGCCGGAACCGGACGGGATAATCAGTGAGCTCGGGCTCAAGCTCGATGCGCGCAGCAATATCGCGACCAACAACTACCACTCGAGCCTGCCGGGAGTGTTTGCCGCGGGCGATGCGCGGCGCGGGCAATCGCTGGTGGTATGGGCAATCTGGGAAGGGCGCGAATGTGCGCGCGCGTGCGACGCATACCTGATGGGTGAGACGTTCCTCCCCGCCAGCCCCGAGTTATAG
- a CDS encoding protein phosphatase 2C domain-containing protein, with amino-acid sequence MKNTPWGVSGFDAPLAPCPFFARQSVLVLPEKESETILPEHISDAAFDIFALSDVGTNRPDNEDSCGFFIEGPDQLIFAVADGMGGYEGGEVASSMAVEISLRAWQESPREWGAAKRLSRAVQQANIEIHNRALAVPELRMMGTTLTAVVVDHGSLAAAHVGDCRLYLIRHQRITQLSKDHTVTGERVRMGLLSDDAARFHPERSMLTRNVGHELIASVDRISMPLIRGDRLLLCSDGLYNVLRDPEIELIARDQCCSDAARLLIDSANKRGTADNLTVAVFTMIAETGLTPTPTGWRERFRRFLGR; translated from the coding sequence GTGAAAAATACCCCCTGGGGGGTGAGCGGTTTCGACGCACCGCTCGCCCCCTGCCCGTTTTTTGCTAGGCAATCTGTGCTCGTGCTGCCCGAGAAAGAGTCTGAGACCATTTTGCCTGAGCACATCTCCGATGCGGCCTTCGACATTTTCGCTTTGTCCGACGTGGGCACCAACCGCCCCGACAACGAAGACTCGTGTGGATTTTTTATCGAAGGTCCCGACCAGCTGATCTTCGCGGTTGCCGACGGAATGGGGGGTTACGAGGGCGGCGAAGTCGCCAGCTCGATGGCAGTCGAGATCAGCTTGCGCGCCTGGCAGGAAAGCCCGCGCGAATGGGGAGCGGCGAAGCGGCTTTCCCGCGCCGTGCAGCAGGCAAATATCGAGATTCACAACCGCGCGCTCGCCGTTCCGGAATTACGCATGATGGGCACCACCCTGACCGCGGTGGTGGTCGATCACGGGTCACTAGCGGCCGCGCACGTCGGTGACTGCCGGCTATACCTGATTCGGCACCAGCGGATCACGCAGTTGAGCAAAGATCACACGGTCACCGGCGAGCGGGTAAGGATGGGCCTGCTCAGCGATGACGCGGCGCGCTTTCATCCGGAGCGCTCGATGCTCACGCGCAACGTGGGACACGAGTTGATCGCCTCGGTTGACAGAATTTCCATGCCGCTAATTCGGGGCGATCGCTTGCTGCTGTGTAGCGACGGCCTTTACAACGTGCTTCGTGACCCGGAAATCGAACTCATTGCGCGCGACCAGTGCTGCAGTGATGCCGCCAGGCTCCTTATCGACTCGGCGAATAAACGGGGAACCGCCGATAACCTCACCGTCGCGGTCTTTACCATGATCGCGGAAACCGGGCTGACACCTACGCCGACTGGGTGGCGTGAAAGGTTTCGCCGCTTCCTTGGGCGCTGA
- the gltB gene encoding glutamate synthase large subunit, which yields MHNRSSIPGPEGLYDPAHDHDACGVGFVADVAGKRSHDIVLKALQVLDNLTHRGACGCDPRTGDGAGILVQIPHEFFKRETRKCGFELPEPGAYGLGQAFLPLDPERRMACEARFEQIVQEEGQRVLGWRTVPVVESECGEIARRGIPTIRQVFVARGVGISDLEALERKLYVIRKRAFNSVDSLGLYAPELFYFCSLSALTVVYKGQLISHQIPRFFPDLLDPVFASALAMVHQRFSTNTFPSWDRAHPYRFLSHNGEINTLRGNENWMHARQMMFESPLFGDDIKKLLPIIEPTLADSGKFDNCLELLVRTGRSLPHAVMMMIPEAWQNDTHMSPAKRDFYEFHSCMMEPWDGPASIAFTDGIRIGAVLDRNGLRPSRYTVTKDGLVVMASETGVLDIPPERIASKGRLQPGKMFLVDTSLGRIVGDEEIKQGFAARQPYRQWIDQNLVKLEALPAPPSAPAVAGFEGWELLKQQQAFGYTIEDLKLILAPMAVNAQEPVGSMGTDTPLAVLSDRSPLLFNYFKQLFAQVTNPPIDPIREELVTSAETTIGSEQNLFEESPLHCRQLRLQQPLLSNEQLEKIKRLSIPGLRAITLRTVFKVADGEAGLRAALDELCAAASRAIAEGYTIIVLSDRGVGAAQAPIPSLLATGAVHHHLIREGTRTRCGLVIESGEPREAMHFCVLAGYGACAVNPYLAFATLAGMIEDGRLKDIDEDTAVHNFIKAVTKSMIKVASKMGVSTLQSYRGAQIFEAIGLSQEVVDRYFTWTASRVGGVGLDAIAQETASRHRRAFAIMPNLDGELEVGGQYQWRRRGEYHMYNPNTIAKLQHAVRSGNYRLFKDYSKLVDEQSQNLSTLRSLLKFRYERPPVPLEEVEPASEIVKRFKTGAMSFGSISKEAHENLAIAMNRIGGKSNTGEGGEDPARFVRDPNGDWRRSAIKQVASARFGVTSYYLVNADELQIKMAQGAKPGEGGQLPGHKVDDFIAKIRYSTPGVGLISPPPHHDIYSIEDLAQLIHDLKNSNNRARVSVKLVAEVGVGTIAAGVAKAKADVVLISGYDGGTGASPIQSIKHAGIPWELGLAETQQILVMNGLRGRIRVETDGQLKTGRDVAIAALLGAEEFGFASAALVASGCIMMRVCHLNTCPVGIATQDPELRKKFEGKPEHVVNFMMFIADELREYMAALGFRTLAEMVGHVECLDANEAIQHWKARNVDLTQILHKPAVGPDEPLHCVETQDHGLEAALDNQLIELAKEAIAHRKPVEIHLPVRNVNRTVATMLSAEVSRHHGSEGLPPYTIQVHLTGSAGQSFGAWLAPGVALYLEGDANDYCGKGLSGGFMAVRPPRTATFKAEENILIGNVALYGATGGEAFFRGVAGERFAVRNSGAHAVVEGVGDHGCEYMTRGLVVVLGKTGRNFAAGMSGGIAYVLDEDGSFASRCNLGMVELGAVSDADDLKQLHALITRHRQYTGSTVAERALQDWDAFAKKFVKVLPTEYRAVLERQHLGANNDMARLAAV from the coding sequence ATGCACAACCGCAGCAGTATTCCGGGCCCCGAGGGACTGTACGATCCCGCGCACGATCACGACGCCTGTGGTGTAGGTTTTGTCGCGGACGTGGCCGGCAAGCGCTCGCACGACATCGTGCTCAAGGCGTTGCAGGTCCTCGACAACCTCACCCATCGTGGCGCTTGCGGATGCGATCCGCGCACCGGCGACGGCGCGGGAATCCTGGTGCAGATTCCGCACGAATTTTTCAAACGTGAGACGCGCAAGTGTGGTTTCGAACTGCCAGAGCCGGGCGCTTACGGCCTCGGCCAGGCCTTCCTTCCGCTCGACCCCGAACGGCGCATGGCCTGCGAAGCCCGCTTTGAACAGATCGTACAGGAAGAAGGACAGCGCGTGCTCGGCTGGCGCACAGTCCCGGTGGTGGAAAGCGAATGTGGTGAGATCGCGCGGCGCGGCATCCCGACCATTCGCCAGGTCTTTGTCGCGCGCGGCGTCGGCATCAGCGACCTCGAGGCACTCGAGCGCAAGCTCTACGTCATCCGCAAACGGGCATTCAACTCGGTTGACTCGCTGGGACTCTACGCCCCCGAACTGTTCTACTTTTGCTCGCTTTCCGCGCTGACCGTGGTCTACAAGGGCCAGCTCATCTCGCATCAGATTCCCCGGTTTTTCCCGGACCTGCTTGACCCGGTGTTTGCGAGCGCGCTCGCTATGGTCCACCAGCGCTTTTCGACCAACACCTTCCCCAGCTGGGACCGCGCGCATCCGTATCGCTTCCTGTCACACAACGGTGAGATCAATACCTTGCGCGGCAACGAAAACTGGATGCACGCGCGGCAGATGATGTTCGAGTCACCGCTGTTCGGCGACGACATCAAAAAGCTGCTCCCGATCATTGAGCCGACACTGGCCGACTCGGGCAAATTCGACAACTGCCTGGAGCTGCTGGTGCGGACCGGCCGATCCCTGCCGCACGCGGTGATGATGATGATCCCGGAGGCGTGGCAGAACGATACCCACATGTCGCCCGCCAAGCGCGACTTCTACGAATTCCATTCCTGCATGATGGAGCCGTGGGACGGCCCCGCCTCGATCGCGTTCACCGACGGCATCCGCATCGGCGCGGTGCTGGATCGTAATGGTCTCCGCCCGTCGCGCTACACCGTCACCAAAGACGGCCTCGTGGTGATGGCTTCGGAGACTGGGGTTCTCGACATACCGCCCGAGCGAATTGCCTCTAAAGGACGTCTCCAGCCCGGAAAGATGTTCCTGGTGGATACCTCGCTGGGGCGAATCGTGGGAGATGAGGAAATCAAGCAAGGTTTCGCGGCCCGTCAGCCGTACCGGCAATGGATCGATCAGAACCTGGTCAAACTCGAGGCGCTCCCCGCTCCGCCGAGTGCTCCTGCGGTCGCCGGATTTGAAGGGTGGGAGTTGCTCAAGCAGCAGCAGGCATTCGGCTACACGATCGAGGACCTGAAACTGATCCTCGCGCCGATGGCGGTGAACGCGCAGGAACCGGTCGGCTCGATGGGGACCGACACCCCACTGGCGGTGCTCTCGGATCGCTCACCGCTGCTGTTCAATTACTTCAAGCAGTTGTTCGCCCAGGTCACCAACCCGCCGATCGATCCGATTCGCGAAGAGCTGGTCACTTCGGCCGAGACCACCATCGGGTCCGAGCAGAACCTGTTCGAGGAATCGCCGCTGCATTGCCGACAACTCCGCCTGCAACAGCCGCTCCTGAGCAACGAGCAGTTGGAGAAGATCAAACGGCTCTCGATACCGGGGCTGCGTGCGATTACGCTGCGGACAGTCTTCAAGGTGGCCGACGGCGAAGCCGGGTTGCGCGCCGCGCTCGACGAACTGTGTGCGGCCGCGTCGCGCGCGATCGCCGAAGGTTACACGATAATCGTGCTCTCGGATCGGGGGGTTGGCGCCGCGCAGGCGCCCATTCCAAGCCTGCTCGCGACCGGCGCGGTCCATCATCACCTGATCCGCGAGGGCACCCGCACCCGCTGCGGCCTGGTAATCGAATCGGGCGAGCCGCGCGAGGCAATGCATTTCTGCGTGCTGGCCGGTTATGGGGCGTGCGCGGTTAATCCCTATCTGGCGTTCGCGACCTTGGCCGGAATGATCGAAGATGGGCGGCTTAAGGACATCGACGAGGACACCGCCGTCCACAATTTCATCAAGGCGGTCACCAAAAGCATGATCAAGGTGGCGTCGAAGATGGGAGTCTCGACGCTCCAGAGCTATCGCGGCGCGCAAATTTTTGAAGCGATCGGGCTTAGCCAGGAGGTGGTCGACAGGTACTTCACGTGGACCGCATCGCGGGTTGGTGGAGTGGGCCTGGATGCCATCGCGCAGGAAACCGCCAGTCGCCATCGCCGCGCGTTCGCGATTATGCCCAACCTCGACGGCGAACTCGAGGTGGGCGGGCAATACCAGTGGCGGCGGCGCGGCGAGTACCACATGTACAATCCCAACACCATCGCCAAGCTGCAGCATGCGGTGCGTTCGGGCAACTACCGGCTGTTTAAGGACTACAGCAAGTTGGTCGACGAGCAGAGCCAGAATCTCTCGACGCTGCGCAGCCTGCTCAAGTTCCGTTACGAGCGCCCGCCGGTGCCTCTCGAGGAGGTCGAACCCGCTTCCGAAATTGTCAAGCGCTTCAAAACCGGGGCGATGTCATTCGGATCGATCAGCAAGGAAGCGCACGAGAACCTGGCCATCGCGATGAACCGGATCGGCGGCAAGAGCAACACCGGCGAGGGTGGTGAAGACCCGGCGCGATTCGTTCGCGATCCGAACGGCGACTGGCGCCGCAGCGCGATCAAGCAGGTCGCCTCGGCGCGCTTCGGCGTGACCAGTTACTACCTGGTCAACGCCGACGAACTCCAGATCAAGATGGCACAGGGCGCCAAGCCCGGAGAGGGTGGTCAGCTCCCCGGACACAAGGTCGATGATTTCATCGCGAAGATTCGCTACTCGACGCCCGGGGTCGGACTCATTTCGCCGCCGCCGCATCACGATATCTATTCGATCGAGGATCTTGCGCAGCTGATCCACGACCTCAAGAATTCCAACAACCGCGCACGGGTCAGCGTGAAGCTGGTAGCGGAAGTCGGGGTCGGAACCATCGCGGCCGGGGTCGCCAAGGCTAAGGCCGACGTGGTCCTTATAAGCGGCTACGACGGTGGCACCGGAGCGTCGCCGATCCAATCGATCAAGCACGCGGGAATTCCGTGGGAGCTGGGGCTCGCCGAAACCCAGCAGATCCTGGTCATGAACGGTCTGCGCGGGCGCATCCGGGTCGAAACCGACGGGCAGTTGAAAACCGGGCGCGACGTGGCCATAGCGGCTCTGCTGGGCGCCGAGGAATTCGGCTTCGCCAGTGCCGCGCTGGTCGCGTCCGGGTGCATCATGATGCGCGTGTGTCACCTCAACACCTGTCCGGTCGGAATTGCCACCCAGGATCCCGAGTTGCGCAAGAAGTTTGAGGGCAAGCCCGAACACGTAGTTAACTTCATGATGTTCATCGCGGACGAACTGCGCGAATACATGGCGGCGCTTGGCTTCCGCACGCTGGCCGAGATGGTCGGGCACGTCGAGTGCCTCGATGCCAACGAGGCGATTCAGCATTGGAAGGCGCGCAACGTCGACCTCACCCAGATTCTTCACAAACCCGCGGTCGGTCCCGACGAGCCGCTGCACTGCGTCGAAACGCAGGACCACGGACTGGAGGCGGCGCTTGACAATCAGCTCATCGAGCTGGCGAAGGAAGCGATCGCGCATCGCAAGCCGGTCGAGATCCATCTGCCGGTGCGGAACGTGAATCGGACCGTCGCCACCATGCTTTCGGCCGAAGTTTCGCGGCATCACGGGAGCGAAGGCTTGCCGCCGTATACGATCCAGGTCCATCTGACCGGCTCGGCGGGACAGAGTTTCGGGGCATGGCTGGCGCCCGGCGTCGCGCTCTATCTCGAGGGCGATGCCAACGACTACTGCGGCAAGGGACTCTCGGGCGGCTTCATGGCGGTGCGGCCGCCCCGCACCGCAACCTTCAAAGCCGAGGAGAACATCCTGATTGGCAACGTCGCGCTGTATGGCGCGACCGGCGGCGAAGCATTCTTCCGAGGGGTTGCCGGTGAACGATTTGCGGTGCGCAACAGTGGCGCGCACGCGGTAGTCGAGGGGGTCGGCGACCATGGCTGCGAGTACATGACCCGCGGCCTGGTGGTGGTGCTGGGCAAGACCGGACGGAACTTTGCGGCGGGCATGTCGGGCGGGATCGCATACGTGCTCGACGAGGACGGGTCGTTCGCGTCGCGCTGTAATCTGGGCATGGTCGAGTTGGGCGCAGTGAGCGATGCCGACGACCTCAAACAGTTGCACGCGCTCATCACGCGCCATCGGCAATACACCGGCAGCACGGTGGCGGAACGAGCCCTCCAGGACTGGGATGCATTTGCAAAGAAATTCGTCAAGGTGCTGCCGACCGAATATCGGGCAGTGCTGGAGCGCCAACATCTCGGCGCCAACAACGACATGGCTCGCCTGGCGGCAGTCTGA
- a CDS encoding serine/threonine-protein kinase: MPEVSVGETLDQFKLTEVIARSGMASIFKATDLISGQTVAIKIPYMQFESDVIFYGRFQREEEVLRRLDHPNIIKVVTPRKKSRMYIAMEFIDGVSLREIIRTEQPMKPERALELMRQICEALVYMHGQGVVHRDLKPENILVTASGVVKIMDFGIALDEEARRLTWSGLSSTIGTPDYMAPEQVSGRRGDARTDIYSMGVMLYEMLTASLPYAASNVYNMMRAKTHEDPQPLTRHRPHLDPKLEEIVLHAIERQAKNRYASAAQMLEDLHDPSRVTMTGRARHLHPRSLRVQKIRRAVGIAAFFVSLIGFFVFLIWLANRYPASPSQPHRSYRGEVR, from the coding sequence ATGCCCGAGGTCAGCGTCGGCGAAACCCTCGATCAGTTCAAGCTTACCGAGGTGATCGCACGCAGCGGCATGGCTTCGATCTTCAAAGCAACCGATCTGATTTCCGGACAGACGGTCGCGATCAAAATTCCCTACATGCAGTTCGAAAGCGACGTGATCTTCTATGGCCGCTTTCAGCGCGAGGAAGAGGTGCTGCGCCGGCTCGACCATCCCAACATCATCAAGGTCGTAACGCCCCGCAAGAAGAGCCGGATGTACATCGCGATGGAATTCATCGACGGAGTTTCGTTGCGCGAGATTATTCGCACCGAGCAGCCGATGAAGCCCGAGCGCGCCCTCGAACTGATGCGCCAGATCTGCGAAGCCCTGGTGTACATGCACGGTCAGGGCGTCGTGCATCGGGATCTCAAGCCGGAGAATATCCTGGTCACCGCGTCCGGCGTGGTGAAAATCATGGATTTCGGAATCGCTTTGGACGAGGAGGCGCGCCGCCTGACCTGGTCAGGCCTTTCCTCGACCATCGGAACCCCGGACTACATGGCGCCCGAGCAGGTCAGCGGCCGACGCGGCGACGCGCGCACTGATATCTATTCGATGGGCGTGATGCTCTACGAGATGCTCACCGCGAGCCTCCCCTATGCGGCCAGTAACGTTTACAACATGATGCGCGCGAAGACCCATGAGGACCCGCAACCGCTCACCAGGCACCGACCCCATCTCGATCCCAAGCTCGAGGAGATCGTCCTGCACGCGATCGAGCGGCAGGCAAAGAATCGTTACGCCAGCGCGGCACAAATGCTGGAGGACTTGCACGATCCCTCGCGCGTGACAATGACCGGGCGTGCGCGCCACCTTCATCCGCGCAGCCTGCGCGTACAGAAAATCCGGCGCGCTGTAGGGATCGCGGCGTTTTTCGTGTCGCTGATAGGGTTTTTCGTTTTTCTTATCTGGCTGGCGAACCGCTATCCGGCGTCGCCCAGCCAGCCGCATCGGTCGTATCGAGGGGAAGTAAGATGA
- the amt gene encoding ammonium transporter — translation MMPASPVTLDQSLNLAWVLIAGFLVMFMQAGFAMLETGFTRAKNATNTMAMNLIIYPIGVIGFWLTGYAFMMGGVRNWPSLGVAEIGHYELTVTLGGHSFGIIGLSKFALANVSHEPASLAMFLFALVFMDTAATIPTGAMAERWKFIAFFIYGFFMSMFLYPLYGNWVWGGGWLSQLGVNLGVGHGHVDFAGSSVVHMTGGVTALAGVIVLGPRIGKFRRDGAIGALPGHNLPMAVVGTLILAFGWFGFNAGSSLAASDSRIGVIAANTMLASSAGALSSLLYLWHRFKKPDIAMACNGLLGGLVAITAPCAFVGPQAAVLIGTIAGLIVVWTVLMLERRFRIDDPVGAIPVHGACGVWGALAVGIFADGSYGEGWNGVAGPVRGILYGDAGQLLAQLIGVVTNLLVVFGLGFLFFIIVERLIGNRVLAEVEWSGLDALEMGSDAYPHV, via the coding sequence ATGATGCCTGCCAGCCCGGTTACCTTGGACCAGTCGCTCAATCTCGCATGGGTGCTGATCGCGGGTTTCCTGGTGATGTTCATGCAGGCCGGCTTCGCAATGCTGGAAACCGGATTCACCCGCGCGAAAAACGCGACCAATACCATGGCCATGAACCTGATCATCTACCCCATCGGTGTGATCGGGTTCTGGCTGACCGGATATGCCTTCATGATGGGCGGGGTACGGAACTGGCCATCGCTGGGCGTCGCCGAGATCGGCCACTATGAATTGACTGTGACGCTAGGGGGGCATTCCTTCGGCATCATCGGGCTAAGCAAGTTTGCGCTGGCCAATGTTAGTCATGAGCCGGCGAGCCTTGCGATGTTCCTGTTCGCACTGGTGTTCATGGACACTGCGGCCACCATCCCGACCGGAGCGATGGCCGAGCGCTGGAAATTCATCGCATTCTTTATCTACGGATTTTTCATGTCGATGTTCCTCTACCCGCTGTACGGCAACTGGGTGTGGGGCGGTGGCTGGCTTTCCCAGCTCGGCGTGAATCTCGGTGTTGGACACGGGCATGTCGACTTCGCCGGATCGTCGGTGGTGCACATGACTGGCGGAGTGACCGCACTGGCGGGCGTGATCGTGCTGGGTCCGCGGATCGGCAAGTTCCGCCGTGACGGCGCGATCGGTGCACTGCCTGGCCATAACCTGCCCATGGCAGTCGTGGGAACCTTGATCCTCGCGTTCGGCTGGTTCGGGTTCAATGCCGGTTCGTCGTTGGCGGCATCGGATTCGCGCATCGGGGTGATCGCGGCCAACACCATGCTGGCCTCATCCGCCGGGGCGCTGAGCTCGCTTTTGTACCTGTGGCATCGCTTCAAGAAGCCCGATATCGCGATGGCCTGCAACGGTCTGCTCGGCGGACTGGTTGCGATCACCGCGCCGTGTGCCTTCGTCGGACCGCAGGCCGCGGTTCTGATCGGAACTATTGCAGGATTGATAGTGGTGTGGACAGTCCTGATGCTCGAGCGGCGCTTTCGAATCGACGATCCGGTCGGCGCCATTCCCGTCCACGGCGCCTGCGGTGTGTGGGGTGCACTTGCAGTGGGGATCTTCGCGGACGGCAGCTACGGCGAAGGGTGGAATGGGGTGGCGGGCCCGGTGCGCGGGATCCTCTATGGCGACGCCGGGCAATTGCTGGCCCAGCTGATCGGTGTGGTCACCAACCTGCTCGTGGTCTTCGGACTCGGCTTCCTGTTCTTCATCATCGTCGAACGCCTCATTGGCAATCGTGTGCTCGCGGAGGTCGAGTGGTCGGGCCTCGATGCGCTCGAGATGGGCAGCGACGCCTATCCTCACGTGTGA
- a CDS encoding class I SAM-dependent methyltransferase encodes MYTKSAAFYDAIYSFKNYPAEAAQLHALIQQHKRSPGNRLLDVACGTGRHVHALKAHGYQVAGLELDQNLLAIARERNPEARFHRADMVDFDLGEAFDIVTCLFSSIGYVKTTERLRHAIATMARHLVPGGVLVVEPWFWPGFPLDRIGQISVDLPELKLARIVNTQIVGDTYVAHFHYLIGKPDGVDYLVERHELGLFSHGEHRTAFQSAGLQTIHDPKGLIGRGLWIGSKPIE; translated from the coding sequence ATGTATACCAAGTCCGCGGCATTCTACGACGCGATCTACAGTTTCAAGAACTACCCCGCCGAAGCCGCGCAGCTTCACGCCCTGATCCAGCAACACAAGCGGTCACCCGGAAATCGGTTGCTCGACGTCGCCTGCGGTACCGGCCGGCATGTGCATGCGCTCAAGGCGCACGGCTACCAGGTGGCAGGACTGGAACTGGACCAGAACCTGCTGGCGATTGCCCGCGAGCGAAACCCCGAGGCGCGGTTTCACCGCGCCGACATGGTTGATTTCGATCTCGGCGAGGCCTTCGATATCGTCACCTGCCTTTTCAGCTCGATCGGGTACGTAAAAACCACCGAACGCCTCCGCCACGCGATTGCCACCATGGCGCGCCATCTGGTGCCCGGCGGAGTCTTGGTCGTCGAGCCGTGGTTTTGGCCGGGCTTTCCGCTCGACCGGATCGGCCAGATTTCGGTCGACCTTCCGGAACTCAAGCTGGCGCGCATCGTCAACACCCAGATCGTCGGCGACACCTACGTGGCGCATTTTCACTATCTGATCGGCAAACCCGACGGAGTGGACTACCTGGTGGAGCGGCACGAGCTGGGACTGTTCTCCCACGGTGAGCATCGTACCGCGTTCCAGAGTGCGGGCCTGCAAACCATCCACGATCCCAAAGGACTAATTGGCCGCGGCCTATGGATTGGCAGCAAGCCGATCGAGTGA